One Actinosynnema pretiosum DNA segment encodes these proteins:
- a CDS encoding NmrA family NAD(P)-binding protein, whose product MSDQPILVTGATGKSGSRVVRQLRARGLPVRAAARGGEHVFDWTDSGTWDAALEGARSAYLVQLDGTRLVRPFVELAVEHGLQRIVLASGRGLDDPGYATDTTGMLDGLLDSEAAVRESGLEWTISRPGWFAQNFSEGFFADAIRAGEVRLPAGDGAASFVDAEDIAAVVVAALTEDGHSGQVYELSGGEAVTMAQAVATISEAAGREIRYVPLSVDDFIAELVEQGLSRDDAQAYADVVEPIRKGTDAHLSDGVQRALGRPPRTFAEFAESTAEEGGWAV is encoded by the coding sequence ATGTCCGACCAACCGATTCTTGTCACCGGGGCGACCGGGAAGTCCGGGAGCCGCGTCGTCCGCCAGCTGCGCGCCAGGGGCCTGCCGGTCCGCGCGGCGGCCCGCGGCGGCGAGCACGTCTTCGACTGGACCGACAGCGGCACGTGGGACGCCGCCCTCGAGGGCGCCCGGTCGGCCTACCTCGTCCAGCTGGACGGGACCAGGCTCGTCCGCCCGTTCGTCGAGCTGGCCGTCGAGCACGGCCTCCAGCGGATCGTGCTGGCCTCCGGTCGAGGCCTCGACGACCCCGGCTACGCCACCGACACCACCGGGATGCTCGACGGCCTGCTCGACAGCGAGGCCGCGGTCCGCGAGAGCGGCCTGGAGTGGACGATCAGCAGGCCGGGCTGGTTCGCCCAGAACTTCAGCGAGGGCTTCTTCGCCGACGCCATCCGCGCGGGCGAGGTCAGGCTGCCCGCGGGTGACGGCGCGGCCAGCTTCGTCGACGCCGAGGACATCGCCGCGGTCGTGGTGGCCGCGCTGACCGAGGACGGCCACTCCGGCCAGGTCTACGAGCTGTCCGGCGGCGAGGCCGTGACCATGGCGCAGGCCGTCGCGACCATCTCCGAGGCCGCGGGCCGCGAGATCCGCTACGTCCCGCTGTCGGTCGACGACTTCATCGCCGAGCTGGTGGAGCAGGGCCTGTCCCGCGACGACGCCCAGGCGTACGCCGACGTGGTCGAGCCGATCCGCAAGGGCACGGACGCCCACCTGTCCGACGGCGTGCAGCGCGCGCTCGGCAGGCCGCCGAGGACGTTCGCGGAGTTCGCCGAGTCCACCGCCGAGGAGGGCGGCTGGGCCGTCTGA
- a CDS encoding sulfite exporter TauE/SafE family protein → MQLWEAFALFGGGLVAGGINAIAGGGSLITFPLLVAMGLPGVAANVTNALSVAPGYASSAVASRPDLVGQGRRMLAVVPTIVVGALCGSSLLLFTPRAVFEAVVPFLVLTAAMMMAFQKRLKALAGNPKDNTPRKTAIQLQVVFFLCGVYGGYFNAGMGVLVLAAVSLVLDEPLRRISALRNVFAAVVGITTVLLYSAFGPVNWLAVAVLAPATVIGGYVGARIARKLPQEVLRWTIVVFATCVAIALYLT, encoded by the coding sequence GTGCAGCTGTGGGAGGCGTTCGCCCTGTTCGGGGGCGGACTGGTCGCGGGCGGGATCAACGCGATCGCGGGCGGCGGCTCGCTGATCACGTTCCCGCTGCTGGTGGCCATGGGCCTGCCGGGCGTCGCGGCGAACGTCACGAACGCCCTCTCGGTGGCCCCCGGCTACGCCTCCAGCGCCGTCGCGAGCCGCCCCGACCTGGTCGGCCAGGGCAGGCGGATGCTGGCGGTGGTGCCGACCATCGTCGTCGGCGCCCTGTGCGGCAGCTCCCTGCTCCTGTTCACCCCGCGCGCCGTTTTCGAGGCCGTCGTGCCGTTCCTGGTGCTGACGGCGGCGATGATGATGGCGTTCCAGAAGCGCCTGAAAGCCCTCGCGGGCAACCCGAAGGACAACACCCCGCGCAAAACCGCGATCCAGCTGCAGGTGGTGTTCTTCCTGTGCGGTGTTTACGGCGGTTACTTCAACGCGGGCATGGGCGTGCTCGTGCTCGCCGCGGTCTCGCTCGTGCTGGACGAGCCGCTGCGCAGGATCAGCGCGCTGCGCAACGTCTTCGCGGCCGTGGTCGGCATCACGACGGTCCTGCTGTACAGCGCTTTCGGCCCGGTGAACTGGCTGGCCGTGGCGGTCCTCGCCCCGGCGACCGTCATCGGCGGCTACGTCGGCGCCCGGATCGCCCGCAAGCTCCCGCAGGAGGTGCTGCGGTGGACGATCGTGGTGTTCGCGACGTGCGTGGCGATCGCGCTGTACCTGACCTGA
- a CDS encoding AraC family transcriptional regulator — protein sequence MDVVSELLAEVRARGAVFRQAIVRPPWALRMATGAPLMLATVVRGEAWIVPDRGEAVRIGEGDVAVVRGDVPHVVADSPGRRAELVVTDADYCPGEEGVEPPRGPARTCGAPDEGSAVLLSGAFERRGELSERLLLALPDVLVAPGEERLVAVLAEEVAADRPGQQQVLDRVLDLMLVSALRTWFDTPDANAPAWCRALDDAVVGSALRLLHDSPAHPWTVAELAARAGVSRAGLARRFTAVVGEPPMAYLAGWRIALAADLLRGTDHTVGAIARKVGYANAFALSAAFKRLRGERPSEHRNRAPGPRPPSSRQAG from the coding sequence GTGGACGTGGTTTCGGAGCTGCTGGCCGAGGTGCGCGCGCGGGGGGCGGTCTTCCGGCAGGCGATCGTGCGCCCGCCCTGGGCGCTGCGGATGGCCACCGGCGCGCCGCTGATGCTGGCGACGGTGGTGCGCGGCGAGGCCTGGATCGTCCCGGACCGGGGCGAGGCGGTGCGGATCGGCGAGGGCGACGTCGCGGTGGTCCGGGGCGACGTGCCGCACGTGGTGGCCGACTCGCCGGGCAGGCGCGCGGAGCTGGTGGTGACCGACGCCGACTACTGCCCCGGCGAGGAGGGCGTCGAGCCGCCGCGCGGGCCCGCGCGGACCTGCGGGGCGCCGGACGAGGGGTCTGCGGTGCTGCTCAGCGGGGCGTTCGAGCGGCGCGGCGAGCTGAGCGAGCGGTTGCTGCTGGCGCTGCCGGACGTGCTGGTGGCGCCCGGCGAGGAGCGGTTGGTGGCGGTGCTGGCCGAGGAGGTCGCGGCGGACCGGCCGGGGCAGCAGCAGGTGCTGGACCGGGTGCTCGACCTGATGCTGGTGTCGGCGCTGCGCACGTGGTTCGACACCCCGGACGCGAACGCCCCCGCGTGGTGCCGCGCGCTGGACGACGCGGTGGTGGGGTCGGCGTTGCGGCTGCTGCACGACAGCCCCGCGCACCCGTGGACGGTGGCGGAGCTGGCCGCGCGGGCCGGGGTGTCGCGGGCGGGGTTGGCGCGGCGGTTCACGGCGGTGGTCGGCGAGCCGCCGATGGCGTACCTGGCGGGCTGGCGGATCGCGCTGGCCGCCGACCTGTTGCGCGGCACCGACCACACGGTGGGCGCGATCGCGCGGAAGGTGGGGTACGCCAACGCGTTCGCGCTGAGCGCGGCGTTCAAGCGGCTGCGCGGCGAGCGGCCGAGCGAGCACCGGAACCGGGCGCCGGGGCCCCGCCCGCCCAGCTCGCGGCAGGCCGGGTGA